In Maridesulfovibrio sp., a single genomic region encodes these proteins:
- the hflX gene encoding GTPase HflX has protein sequence MKRINRLADRRYSDPCGFSNEQARELSFLSHEIGRQIGLLINRQGRPEMILIGDPGSIYIPELPRARQAEGRLRGLRLLHTHISGENLSEEDLMDMVFLRLDSVTVLAAEPHGEPDFVQYAYLLPPGAGSKPYEQLPPVRWDRSDMDLPAQIKALEDEFRRADRTRDTTDKRERAIVVSVSQDPKPVQERSLDELEDLADTAGLKVEGRLVQRIRALNPKFIMGKGKLAELEVIALQADAEVILFDQELSAAQMRNLAKLTERKIIDRTQLILDIFAQHATTRAGKLQVEMAQLKYTMPRLVGKNRAMSRLMGGIGGRGPGETKLEIDRRRIKDKLTKLGDELKKVSRHRGFTRERRASAGVPVVSLVGYTNAGKSTLLNTLTNSGVIAEDKLFATLDPTSRRIRFPREQELILTDTVGFIRQLPKELKEAFRATLEELEAADVLLHVCDASHPEVEEHIAAVERILEDMDLHEVERILVLNKWDRLDDEQRELMSNTYPQGIPASAVKRCSLDRLVQEIMTVLERLDRVPD, from the coding sequence GTGCGGTTTTTCCAACGAACAGGCCCGTGAACTGTCTTTCCTCAGTCATGAGATCGGCCGCCAGATCGGGCTGCTTATAAACCGGCAGGGCCGTCCGGAAATGATCCTGATCGGTGATCCCGGTTCCATCTATATTCCTGAACTTCCCAGAGCTCGCCAGGCGGAAGGGCGGCTGAGGGGGCTTCGGCTCCTGCACACTCATATTTCAGGGGAAAATCTTTCCGAGGAAGACCTCATGGATATGGTCTTTCTGCGTCTGGACAGTGTGACCGTCCTTGCCGCAGAGCCCCATGGCGAACCTGATTTTGTTCAGTACGCATATCTTCTCCCTCCCGGAGCCGGCAGCAAACCGTATGAGCAGTTGCCCCCCGTTCGCTGGGACCGGTCCGACATGGACCTGCCCGCCCAGATCAAGGCGCTGGAAGACGAATTCCGCCGTGCGGACAGAACCCGCGATACAACCGACAAGCGTGAACGGGCCATAGTGGTCAGTGTCTCTCAGGACCCGAAACCGGTTCAGGAAAGGTCCCTTGATGAACTGGAAGACCTTGCCGATACCGCAGGACTCAAAGTCGAGGGGAGGCTGGTGCAGCGCATAAGGGCGCTCAACCCCAAGTTCATCATGGGTAAGGGCAAGCTTGCCGAACTGGAGGTCATCGCCCTGCAGGCCGATGCCGAAGTCATTCTTTTTGACCAGGAACTTTCTGCCGCCCAGATGCGCAACCTCGCAAAGCTGACCGAACGCAAGATTATTGACCGCACCCAGCTCATTCTGGATATATTTGCCCAGCACGCCACCACCAGAGCCGGAAAGCTGCAGGTGGAAATGGCTCAGCTTAAGTACACCATGCCCAGACTGGTTGGAAAGAACAGGGCCATGTCCAGGCTTATGGGCGGTATCGGCGGACGTGGGCCCGGTGAAACCAAGCTTGAAATAGACCGCCGCCGCATCAAGGACAAACTGACCAAGCTCGGCGATGAACTGAAAAAAGTCAGCAGACATCGTGGATTCACCCGTGAAAGACGTGCCAGTGCCGGAGTCCCGGTTGTCTCGCTTGTGGGCTATACCAATGCGGGAAAATCCACCCTGCTCAATACCCTGACCAACAGCGGGGTTATTGCGGAAGACAAGCTCTTCGCCACGCTCGATCCGACAAGCAGGCGCATCCGCTTTCCGCGGGAGCAGGAATTGATTTTGACCGACACGGTCGGATTTATTCGCCAACTCCCAAAGGAACTCAAAGAGGCCTTCAGGGCGACGCTTGAGGAGCTTGAGGCTGCCGATGTCCTTTTGCATGTCTGTGATGCGTCACACCCAGAGGTGGAGGAACACATCGCCGCTGTGGAGCGTATTCTTGAAGATATGGACCTTCACGAAGTCGAGCGAATTCTGGTGCTCAACAAATGGGACCGGCTTGATGATGAGCAGCGCGAGCTGATGTCTAATACCTATCCGCAGGGTATCCCTGCCAGTGCCGTAAAGCGTTGCTCGCTTGATCGGCTGGTGCAGGAGATTATGACTGTTCTTGAAAGGCTGGACCGGGTTCCCGATTGA
- the infA gene encoding translation initiation factor IF-1, translating to MAKEEAIEVEGVVQEALPNAMFRVELENGHVILGHISGKMRKHYIRILPGDKVKVELSPYDLTRGRITFRMK from the coding sequence ATGGCCAAGGAAGAAGCCATTGAAGTGGAAGGTGTTGTGCAGGAAGCCCTGCCCAATGCCATGTTTCGCGTGGAACTGGAAAACGGACACGTGATTCTGGGACATATTTCCGGCAAGATGCGCAAACATTACATTCGTATTTTGCCCGGAGACAAGGTCAAGGTGGAACTCTCGCCGTACGACCTTACCAGGGGGCGCATAACTTTCCGCATGAAATAA
- a CDS encoding cold shock domain-containing protein yields MSSKGVVSWFNDIKGFGFIVDEAGRDIYVHYAEVIRDGFKTLNVGEKVVFDVVDADSAPKAIDVRIVSY; encoded by the coding sequence ATGAGTTCAAAAGGTGTGGTGAGCTGGTTCAACGACATTAAGGGATTCGGCTTCATTGTTGACGAAGCCGGGCGCGATATATACGTGCATTATGCCGAAGTGATCCGCGACGGGTTCAAAACCCTGAATGTGGGCGAAAAGGTTGTTTTTGATGTTGTTGACGCCGACAGCGCCCCCAAGGCAATTGATGTGCGAATAGTCAGTTACTGA